The window aaacacgctcatCTACAACGATTTTTATAAACCGTTGTTGAATCCAAAAAAATAAACACGCTattgacaacggtttttaaaaaccgttgttgtagcccaaaaaaacacgctaatagacaatggtttttaaaaaccgttgtcatagaCATAtctaagacaacggtttttaagaaACTGTTGTCTATGAACGGGTTTTTGAGCCTACGACAACgctattttcttgtagtgtcggttgaatgtccttttcaacaattgatgacgtgtacagctgaatgaTCAGCTGATTCATTGGTAAGCTCACAACTGATTATATCAACTAATCAGTCAGTTGTCTTCGAAATTCCAGTTCAGCTGGTTTCAATTGCCTTCGATAAACTgcacattaatcttcagttgAGCAACTGTCCATTGATTTATGTAGTTTAGTTACTTCAAACTACTTGATCAGTTAATCCAATTAACATTTTTTGAACTGAAGATAACACTATTTGATAATCATAACGATTTTTTATCATGACAAATTTCGAAAATGGCCCACCAATAATCAATCATAACTAATGAAGCAAAATACTAACACACAAATACATTTTCCATGATTGTATCTACGGACATTGTATTGTTAAAATATCTttagaaatttattattttttaaatgttttttttttgttttatatgtaataaaatataaaaataatataattttgatgAGTCTAACATGCCCAATTTAGATTTGATCCGTCGAGTTCGTGAGATGGGAGGGGTTTAAATTGAGTCGGGACGGGTTTGGCCAGACGGGCCCTAGACGACCTCGTTGTATCTGGAAACTGAGCATAGAAAAGGAAATGAACTTCCTTGCCAATGTTTTCCTTCCACTCGATTTTTTAAGACAGAAAATGAGAAggcaaatacaattttttttttaatcttctgTTCTCCTTTCCCAGCTGAATCCAAGTTAAATTTCATTAGCCAAGCTATAGATAAGTGACCGGggaatatacaaaataaaattcCCTCTAGCCGAGGAGAAAAAAGGTTCACAGGCCTCGATGAACTGTTGGATTAAATGATGTAAATACAAAAGAAACGTGAATATAATATAACCTTTCATATCAGTTGCTAGATATCATTCATGTATACCATTTATTCAAAAGTTCCAGAAGGAGAACTGCAGCAGAATCCTTTGCTCTCTTGACACTCGGCATTGGATCCCCGAGGCATTCATCGGTCCATCCTCTTATCAGAAGTATTAACACGCACTGCAAAGGTAAATCTTTTTGCATGTGCCTGACCGCCCTCATGTATACACCTGAAACGTgtttaaaaaatcaatataaatgaatattttcttcGAGAACGACATTTTCAATTTACAAAATTCCACCTAGAAAAAGAGCTCTTACTGGTATATGCTGCATTGGCCAGTTTCTGCGCAATCAGGATATCATTCAAGGTCTGCCTGGTAAAACTTTGGCTACCATTCTTCTCTTTTCCGTCAATGTCACCATTCTCTTTGGCTTCTGCTAACTCCTTTTCTTCCAGAGCAACAAGAGCATTTCGTGCGGCCAGTTTTTGTGCCATTTTCTTTTGCGGATTGCTTGTGCTACCAACCTCTAcaccatcaacataaactttcacaGTAGCCAGGTTCCCACTACGAGTAGCTTTGTATTCTACACCTTTTGCTTGAAGCTGGCATCGCTCTTGTAATTCTCGAACATGATGCATCCGGAGTGTTTCTGGAGTAACAATCGGGTTCAGCAAGGGCTGAAAGACCTGGAAATATACACCAATACATTCCAACTCAAACCTCCCAGCCCATCCCTTACAACATTATATAAACCAAGAAAATTCTGATGGGTTGCATTAATGAAGCTAACCTCCCATATAGATGCAGTAACACATCCGCCATCAAGGAAGATAGCCCCAGCAATTGATTCAGCAATATCTGCAAGAACTTTGGGAGCTTTGCAATCCCCTAAACCAAAAGAATTGAACCCAGGTTTTGAAGGTTCATTCTCAACCTCTTTCACAAAATCCCGAATCTGAAAGTgggttaaataaaataaaagtaatGGACATATAACATCGATAGGTAAATGaagcaaaaaaaattcacaCCTGTTTCTCAAGGGAACTTGAACCATGACGAAGATGAGAATGAAGATTATGTTTGAAAGCCACGCGTGCAAAGTTCTCTTTATTTACAGCAGCCGCTCGCAAGTCTGTTAGACTTCCTGGAGGCAAATCTGTATATGTGAAGAATAAGTACCTTGTGATGAGATGATCCAGCAATGCATCGCCAACAAATTCCAGTCGTTGATAACAAGACACTCCAGAAGATGGACGTGATGCATGAGTTATAGCTTCTGCAAGTAACCCTCTATCACTGAACTTGAAATTCAAAGAACCTTCTAATGAATCAAAATCGATACTTCTCAGTATATTGTCTGGTACAACGCACGGTTTGACTGAGTATTTAATCTCTTTCAaacaaaatcaatctcaattCCAATCCATCTTATTAGGTGGTTCGCAGCACACTTTCCACCTTCGACATAATAGACACTAACTAATGCTTCCACAACATCAGCCAGAGTTTTGCCGGAGAGCACACGATATGAGCTTGAGTCACTCTCAAGTTCCCCATCTTCCATTTTGTCTTCTTCATATTCATCATTATCGTGGAACTTTCTACTTAACCTCTCATCGGACGCTATTTCTTCATCAAAAAGTGATAACTCTGCTTCCTTGGTGTCCTCATCAAAGACAGGAAGCACCCCAGGTAAAGCCCATCTAGATGGAGCAAATCGATCTGCCTGGATGTATGACTGAAGCCCTTTGTTCAGCGCATACCTATAAAGTGCCATGTTGCTTATCATTTTCTTTCTCATTTCAGTGAGCTGACCTTCATGTTTTTGGGGATATTTTAGAAAaagaaatctaatcacaacccACTTAAGGTAAGCATCTCCTAAATGCTCTGCTCTTTCATAACAGAAGGTCTCTTGGCATGAAGTTGCAAGGCTTTCAAGATCTGTAAATAGACGGATCACAGATCAGGTATATGTTAACAGCAACTTTCATGAATCTTAATGGAATTCAAGAGTACCTTTGAAGCCGGAACAGGATAATTAATGATATCCTTAAGTTGAACCGCAAGCAGCATGCTTTCAATTCTCCTCATAATAGATGGCAATCTTTGAGCACTCCTAACTAGTGAACCAGGAAGAGGATGTACAAAACATAGTTCAGGAGGGAGGAAAACATAATATGTTTTCTCATGCGTCTCTTCAGATACAGCATCATGACCTATCATGGAAACTTCCATGGGTACTCAAATAGCcaaaaaaaaatgatgaaacaaaaaaattaaccaAATAGCATACCGTCTAAATGTTCGAACCGTGGGGATAAGAGATTCTTGCAATATGAAACACCACAGGCTTTTATTAGAGGTTGCTGTCTATAGATCAATTCAATCCCATACCTACAATTAATTTGGTCAGCAAGGTCACCATGCTGCTAGTAGAGAACGGAATTTGCTCAATGTTTGAAGGCTGGCTTCTAGTCTTCTAGCAACTAAAAGAAGCACattcaaaacaaattttttttaaaaaaaaacttataaacCACGTTATTCATAATCAAATGTGTTTCTCTCTCCAATAATTAGAATGAttaagaaatctgaaaaattTTCAAATCCACAAGCAATAGCTAACCCTTGCACACAAAATAGGTTAAAAGCAAAAGGAGCAAAAGGGTAGGGGATTGTTTCTTCGGATTTTTTAGTTGAGATTATTCTACTTAAAATCCCAGTTACCAGACTGTGTATCCACTTAAAAAATCAAATCTTCCTCACTATTAGAACATCATTCCGGAAACACAAAATACATCCATTTTTTGTCTTTCACCATCACCGCATCATGCCAAAAACATTAACATATTTTAGATTTTTAATACCTCCTCGCAGTCCAAAAACCCAAAACTTTCAAAAAGCAAACATCACTAcaggattcaaaattttcaCATCAAACACTTCTCGAACTCTTTTTGAAACTCTCTAATTGCAAATTACAGAACCAAATCAAATGTCAACTGTTTTTATccttttttaaattctttttcaacACACATTTTCCTGATTCTCAGCCAAAATCTTTCCAAGCTAGCACATATAAAAGTGAAAATTACCAATAAAAACAACCAGATACATGGAGGAATTCATAATCACACACATCATCTATGCAGTAGGGGAAGAGTTAACACAATAGATAGCAAATTCAAAGTGCAGGAAACATACTTTTGCTTATAATATTCGGCATAAGAACTGTACTCCAAAGGACTTAGGTAGCCTTCTTTCCTTGGGAATGAGTTCTCAGCTGTCATATCAAAGCGCACAGAATCAACCTAGAACCTCTTTCCAGAATGAACTGCAGTGACAATTTTTCCTCCCAGATCTTCAACCATAACACAACAATCAGCCATCATCAATTTTCCATTTGTTAAATCAACTTGCAAGGGTACTCTACTAGCATCGTGATGAGGTGCTAATCCAGATGCTTTGACCACATCGAACTAGGTAACATCTCTTCTGATCCCATAATTAGGATGGCTTTTCTGTTCATTGGCCATGCCATGGCGTAATTTTGCAAACCCATACTCTCTACGGTCTCCACCTAGTGTTTGCTCATTGGTGCCAAGGTAAACATCCGGTCTAGCTCTCTGAAGGGGATTACTCCATGCATCAGTCTTCGCAACTTTATCAATTAGAGCCCAGTCAAAATAAGCTTTACTGGATCTGCAGATTTTCCTCTAGACAAAGGAACAAACAAATATGCTTTCGCAGTGTCCCAAGGAGTGTTGGATGGTTCAACATCCACATCCAATACAATGCTCATCAGGCGTACATGAAAGTTCTTAAGCAAAGTCAACTGTACACAGAAATTGTTAGTGCTTTCTCAATCTATCATTTCTAAACCAAGCACAGCAAAGTAAAGATTCAAAATAATCAAAGAAAAAATCTGCACACCTGGGTTTCTCTAATTTCTATCGCCCCCTCGCAAACAAGTGTAGCCTTTGTTATAAAAGCCCGAGCAATAAATAAATCCATCGACATTGATAATACCTGGCAAGTATAAGGGAGCAAATGAAGAACTCTACTGTTGTTGagctaaaaataaaaataagataCCTCAGCATCCAACTCAGTGCCAAACAGTACTGCAAACTCTGACACTTGGTTTAGGAGGgaatcttttgaaaagccagTATTTTCACATGTGACAGAGTACATGTAAAGATTAAAAATCTTGGATTCTTCGCGGCTTTGTCCAGATAATATCCACTCTCCATGCAAAGAAAAAGGTAGTTATGTGCTTCTAAAATCCACAACAAAGCATGGACTGAAAATAGGGATAATAAGGAGAATCCAGGACCAATAGATTGTTTATTTGATAGAAACATGGCATAAAAATACTGGAAGCCTCTGGCACCACAGGGCTCTAAGATCCCAACGGAAGATGTATCACAAGCAAAACATATAACCACTCTATTGATTCATTTATTCCCTTATAATCTTAGATTCACAACCTTGTTTCCTGTACATTTTCCAAAATCaatgaaaaatgtttatttcTGCTGTCCAGCATAGGATGGTGACTTTCAACCTTTGTACCATATTTAGACAACAATAGTTCTGTGACTGAAATCTAGAGAACTATCTTGTTTCTAATTAAGAACATTAATTTGTGACTTGTGAGTGGTTGACAGCATCATTGTcattgaagaacctaaagggggggtgaataggttcttttaggccctttagcgtttttaaaacgagtttgcaaaaattgcaagcggaagacttgagggacaatcacaaataaaatgaatgcgtaaagtaagtgcgtaaaataaatgcgtagtaaagtaaatgcgtaaagtaaagagggatagagatgtttatggaagttcgacgaagaatcgtctacgtctccccttctcgatgaggatcgaggtatcactatatcgacttggctttaggagctccaagctagcttttacaaccacgcctcgatgcgtctacttggccttgagggctccaaggatagccacgaactttacaacccactcgagagtattactttcactctttttctacaactcttttgatattacaactcttttaatcaacgcacacaagagatagtagaaagctttgtaagagacaagagagagtggagtgggatgttttaaaatgcatcctcaaaggcctatttatactagtcttggacgccaaggttcggatcttctgtttttgcttcggaacgtccgatgtgattgaaatcaatttgcgtaattctgggatgacttcggatcgtccgttcttgacttcgtagggtccgaacatatgcttcggatggaccgatccagcttcgtttcttccgaacggttctttcagacagtgtatgaccagcttcggaaggtccgaactcaagttcgtaccgtccgaacattcccgcgtttccagagatttgaaatcttcaacacttcgtagcgtccgatcatgtccttcgtagcgtccgaaatcttactcaatcaatcagtcagatcaatttgtctccgcattcaagtgatttgattgcttgtgttcggaacgtccgatcacgtcttcggaccgtccgaactggctcctcgcagcttccgaacaggcaccttttcggaacgtccgaaccaacttcggatcttccgaacttaactttgttcttagtttcctgcatgcctcaatataaaacattagtacatttttaagccaagttttggtatcatcaaaacaaaaactttgggatatgttacagcattaaaaacattaatctcatcctcgagatttgtatgcgtttaaggcgtaacaatctccccctttttgatgatcacaaaacttggttaaaaattgagaaacaataatcaacataattcaaattattattaaataactcccccttaatcaaataacaagtctaagaggttgaattaaggcgaatttatttaataaccatttgatagcaattttaaccaaataaattctccccctttttgtgataagcaaaaagacataagcataaagagagacaaataaacaggtaaaatatccactaataaatacaagtcttttatacaatgatgcataaagataaaataaacaaaaataacaaaaacataatctaagaatccgcatcccgcaaCTCTCTATGGctcggttcggacgatccgaacacgttcggtggattccgaagtagccaagatgaggaacacctaaaatttaaaatatttagcacataaatgaatgttgagccataattatggataaatacaattaatttgtattatccgacattataatgctcacattaataatactccccctcaatttaacaaatatgtacgagagtattcgactagtgtttacaactcaatcatgccaagttcaccacgcaaacgagtaaaagtagattcatctagtggttttgtaaaaatatcagcaatttgattcttggtgtcaacatagtgaagttcaacatcattttgctcaatgtgatcacgaatgaaatgatgtcgaatgtcaatatgtttagtacgagaatgttgaactggattctttgttagacatatggtgcttgtattatcacaaaagattggaatttttgaaaaagtaacaccatagtcgagtaattgatacttcatccaaagaatttgtgcacaacaactaccggcagccatatactcggcctcggtcgttgaaagtgcaacacagttttgctttttagaaaaccatgacaccaagcaatttcccaaaaagaaacaagttccactagtgctctttctatccaccttatatcctccaaagtcggcatcacagtaagcttttaaatcgaaaaatgagttcttagaataccataatccgagatttggagtatttgaaagatatttgaaaatgcgttttaaggcgaataagtgtgattcctttggacatgattgaaatcgtgcacacaagcaaacactaaacataatgtcaggtctactagcagtcgcatagagtagggagccaatcatgctacgaaataacttttggtcaacaggtttacctccctcatctttgtcgagtctgactgtcgtgctcataggtgtggatgaggctttggaagactccatcccaaacttttttagcatctccttgatgtactttccttggttgacaaagaaaccatccttgcattgcttgatttggagaccaaggaagtagttgagctcgcccatcatgctcatctcaaagtgatcctgcataagcttagaaaaatctctacacaagtgttcattagtagcaccaaaaataatatcatctacatatatttgtactatcagcaaatcattatttttagtcaaggtaaataaggtaatatcaactttacccctacaaaaaccattagacaacaaaaaggtagataatttctcataccaagctctaggagcttgtttcaaaccatacaaagccttatcaagtttatacacataatcagataagtgcacatcttcaaaaccaataggttgctcaacatacacttcttctttcaaatcaccattaagaaaagcacttttaacatccatttgaaacaatttaaagtctctagagcaagcaaaagcaagtagcatgcgaatggattctagtctagcaacaggggcataagtctcatcataatcaattccctcttcttgactatatcctttagctactagcctagctttatttctagtgattgtaccatgctcatctaacttgttcctaaatacccatttagttcctatgacaggtctatcagtgggtctaggtacaagattccaaactttattccttctaaattcatttagttcatcttgcatagcaataatccaagaatcatcaagtaaagcttcttctatgttcttaggctctatgtgagaaagaaaagcaagataattgcacatattagaagagcgagtagatactcccttcgatgggctaccaatgatgaggtccatgggatgatccttgtgtgtagtccactccttcggaagaggtgcgtcctcttgatctttaggaacatcatctaggcttgtggactccaacttttcgccaaggatatct is drawn from Primulina eburnea isolate SZY01 chromosome 10, ASM2296580v1, whole genome shotgun sequence and contains these coding sequences:
- the LOC140803260 gene encoding endoribonuclease Dicer homolog 1-like, whose product is MVAFTGMLLPDKGVGAEADKVEQNDEGEPLPGTARHREFYPEGVADILQGEWILSGQSREESKIFNLYMYSVTCENTGFSKDSLLNQVSEFAVLFGTELDAEVLSMSMDLFIARAFITKATLVCEGAIEIRETQLTLLKNFHVRLMSIVLDVDVEPSNTPWDTAKAYLFVPLSRGKSADPVKLILTGL